The Pan troglodytes isolate AG18354 chromosome 7, NHGRI_mPanTro3-v2.0_pri, whole genome shotgun sequence genome has a window encoding:
- the EGR3 gene encoding early growth response protein 3 isoform X1, with product MPEEAGAGVGEGRAPFEGDTLLRSEDKASERSGSATREQRAWGASPGRERRGVLERTGPREEAELCAVESESPARSGSETTCSCSYLPAPPREEQQCFSRARACVCENVMDIGLTNEKPNPELSYSGSFQPAPGNKTVTYLGKFAFDSPSNWCQDNIISLMSAGILGVPPASGALSTQTSTASMVQPPQGDVEAMYPALPPYSNCGDLYSEPVSFHDPQGNPGLAYSPQDYQSAKPALDSNLFPMIPDYNLYHHPNDMGSIPEHKPFQGMDPIRVNPPPITPLETIKAFKDKQIHPGFGSLPQPPLTLKPIRPRKYPNRPSKTPLHERPHACPAEGCDRRFSRSDELTRHLRIHTGHKPFQCRICMRSFSRSDHLTTHIRTHTGEKPFACEFCGRKFARSDERKRHAKIHLKQKEKKAEKGGAPSASSAPPVSLAPVVTTCA from the exons ATGCCCGAGGAGGCTGGGGCCGGGGTAGGTGAAGGGAGAGCTCCCTTTGAGGGCGACACCCTTCTACGCTCCGAGGACAAAGCGTCGGAGCGCTCTGGGTCGGCGACCCGGGAGCAGCGCGCGTGGGGGGCATCGCCGGGGAGGGAAAGGCGCGGCGTCCTGGAGCGGACAGGGCCAAGGGAAGAGGCCGAGTTGTGTGCGGTGGAGAGCGAGAGCCCAGCGCGCTCCGGGTCTGAAACTACCTGTAGCTGCAGCTACCTGCCCGCCCCACCTCGGGAAGAACAACAATGCTTctcgcgcgcgcgcgcgtgtgtgtgtg AGAATGTAATGGACATCGGTCTGACCAACGAGAAGCCCAACCCGGAACTCTCTTACTCCGGCTCCTTCCAGCCAGCCCCCGGCAACAAGACCGTGACCTACTTGGGAAAGTTCGCCTTCGACTCCCCTTCCAACTGGTGCCAGGACAACATCATTAGCCTCATGAGCGCCGGCATCTTGGGGGTGCCCCCGGCTTCAGGGGCGCTCAGCACGCAGACGTCCACGGCCAGCATGGTGCAGCCACCGCAGGGTGACGTGGAGGCCATGTATCCCGCGCTACCCCCCTACTCCAACTGCGGCGACCTCTACTCAGAGCCCGTGTCTTTCCACGACCCCCAGGGCAATCCCGGGCTCGCCTATTCCCCCCAGGATTACCAATCGGCCAAGCCGGCGTTGGACAGCAATCTCTTCCCCATGATTCCTGACTACAACCTCTACCACCACCCCAACGACATGGGCTCCATTCCGGAGCACAAGCCCTTCCAGGGCATGGACCCCATCCGGGTCAACCCGCCCCCTATTACCCCTCTGGAGACCATCAAGGCATTCAAAGACAAGCAGATCCACCCGGGCTTTGGCAGCCTGCCCCAGCCGCCGCTCACCCTCAAGCCCATCCGGCCCCGCAAGTACCCCAACCGGCCTAGCAAGACACCGCTCCACGAACGGCCCCACGCGTGCCCGGCCGAGGGCTGCGACCGCCGTTTCAGCCGTTCGGACGAGCTGACCCGGCACCTGCGCATCCACACGGGCCACAAGCCCTTCCAGTGCCGGATCTGCATGCGGAGCTTCAGCCGCAGCGACCACCTCACCACTCACATCCGCACTCATACGGGCGAGAAGCCCTTTGCCTGCGAGTTCTGCGGGCGCAAGTTTGCGCGCAGCGACGAGCGCAAGCGCCACGCCAAGATCCACCTCAAGCAAAAGGAGAAGAAGGCGGAGAAGGGCGGTGCACCCTCTGCATCCTCGGCGCCCCCCGTGTCGCTGGCCCCCGTGGTCACCACCTGCGCCTGA
- the EGR3 gene encoding early growth response protein 3 isoform X3: protein MEPCAAWSPRGGRENVMDIGLTNEKPNPELSYSGSFQPAPGNKTVTYLGKFAFDSPSNWCQDNIISLMSAGILGVPPASGALSTQTSTASMVQPPQGDVEAMYPALPPYSNCGDLYSEPVSFHDPQGNPGLAYSPQDYQSAKPALDSNLFPMIPDYNLYHHPNDMGSIPEHKPFQGMDPIRVNPPPITPLETIKAFKDKQIHPGFGSLPQPPLTLKPIRPRKYPNRPSKTPLHERPHACPAEGCDRRFSRSDELTRHLRIHTGHKPFQCRICMRSFSRSDHLTTHIRTHTGEKPFACEFCGRKFARSDERKRHAKIHLKQKEKKAEKGGAPSASSAPPVSLAPVVTTCA, encoded by the exons ATGGAGCCATGTGCGGCGTGGAGTCCCCGCGGTGGGAGAG AGAATGTAATGGACATCGGTCTGACCAACGAGAAGCCCAACCCGGAACTCTCTTACTCCGGCTCCTTCCAGCCAGCCCCCGGCAACAAGACCGTGACCTACTTGGGAAAGTTCGCCTTCGACTCCCCTTCCAACTGGTGCCAGGACAACATCATTAGCCTCATGAGCGCCGGCATCTTGGGGGTGCCCCCGGCTTCAGGGGCGCTCAGCACGCAGACGTCCACGGCCAGCATGGTGCAGCCACCGCAGGGTGACGTGGAGGCCATGTATCCCGCGCTACCCCCCTACTCCAACTGCGGCGACCTCTACTCAGAGCCCGTGTCTTTCCACGACCCCCAGGGCAATCCCGGGCTCGCCTATTCCCCCCAGGATTACCAATCGGCCAAGCCGGCGTTGGACAGCAATCTCTTCCCCATGATTCCTGACTACAACCTCTACCACCACCCCAACGACATGGGCTCCATTCCGGAGCACAAGCCCTTCCAGGGCATGGACCCCATCCGGGTCAACCCGCCCCCTATTACCCCTCTGGAGACCATCAAGGCATTCAAAGACAAGCAGATCCACCCGGGCTTTGGCAGCCTGCCCCAGCCGCCGCTCACCCTCAAGCCCATCCGGCCCCGCAAGTACCCCAACCGGCCTAGCAAGACACCGCTCCACGAACGGCCCCACGCGTGCCCGGCCGAGGGCTGCGACCGCCGTTTCAGCCGTTCGGACGAGCTGACCCGGCACCTGCGCATCCACACGGGCCACAAGCCCTTCCAGTGCCGGATCTGCATGCGGAGCTTCAGCCGCAGCGACCACCTCACCACTCACATCCGCACTCATACGGGCGAGAAGCCCTTTGCCTGCGAGTTCTGCGGGCGCAAGTTTGCGCGCAGCGACGAGCGCAAGCGCCACGCCAAGATCCACCTCAAGCAAAAGGAGAAGAAGGCGGAGAAGGGCGGTGCACCCTCTGCATCCTCGGCGCCCCCCGTGTCGCTGGCCCCCGTGGTCACCACCTGCGCCTGA
- the EGR3 gene encoding early growth response protein 3 isoform X4 codes for MDIGLTNEKPNPELSYSGSFQPAPGNKTVTYLGKFAFDSPSNWCQDNIISLMSAGILGVPPASGALSTQTSTASMVQPPQGDVEAMYPALPPYSNCGDLYSEPVSFHDPQGNPGLAYSPQDYQSAKPALDSNLFPMIPDYNLYHHPNDMGSIPEHKPFQGMDPIRVNPPPITPLETIKAFKDKQIHPGFGSLPQPPLTLKPIRPRKYPNRPSKTPLHERPHACPAEGCDRRFSRSDELTRHLRIHTGHKPFQCRICMRSFSRSDHLTTHIRTHTGEKPFACEFCGRKFARSDERKRHAKIHLKQKEKKAEKGGAPSASSAPPVSLAPVVTTCA; via the coding sequence ATGGACATCGGTCTGACCAACGAGAAGCCCAACCCGGAACTCTCTTACTCCGGCTCCTTCCAGCCAGCCCCCGGCAACAAGACCGTGACCTACTTGGGAAAGTTCGCCTTCGACTCCCCTTCCAACTGGTGCCAGGACAACATCATTAGCCTCATGAGCGCCGGCATCTTGGGGGTGCCCCCGGCTTCAGGGGCGCTCAGCACGCAGACGTCCACGGCCAGCATGGTGCAGCCACCGCAGGGTGACGTGGAGGCCATGTATCCCGCGCTACCCCCCTACTCCAACTGCGGCGACCTCTACTCAGAGCCCGTGTCTTTCCACGACCCCCAGGGCAATCCCGGGCTCGCCTATTCCCCCCAGGATTACCAATCGGCCAAGCCGGCGTTGGACAGCAATCTCTTCCCCATGATTCCTGACTACAACCTCTACCACCACCCCAACGACATGGGCTCCATTCCGGAGCACAAGCCCTTCCAGGGCATGGACCCCATCCGGGTCAACCCGCCCCCTATTACCCCTCTGGAGACCATCAAGGCATTCAAAGACAAGCAGATCCACCCGGGCTTTGGCAGCCTGCCCCAGCCGCCGCTCACCCTCAAGCCCATCCGGCCCCGCAAGTACCCCAACCGGCCTAGCAAGACACCGCTCCACGAACGGCCCCACGCGTGCCCGGCCGAGGGCTGCGACCGCCGTTTCAGCCGTTCGGACGAGCTGACCCGGCACCTGCGCATCCACACGGGCCACAAGCCCTTCCAGTGCCGGATCTGCATGCGGAGCTTCAGCCGCAGCGACCACCTCACCACTCACATCCGCACTCATACGGGCGAGAAGCCCTTTGCCTGCGAGTTCTGCGGGCGCAAGTTTGCGCGCAGCGACGAGCGCAAGCGCCACGCCAAGATCCACCTCAAGCAAAAGGAGAAGAAGGCGGAGAAGGGCGGTGCACCCTCTGCATCCTCGGCGCCCCCCGTGTCGCTGGCCCCCGTGGTCACCACCTGCGCCTGA